One Zeugodacus cucurbitae isolate PBARC_wt_2022May chromosome 3, idZeuCucr1.2, whole genome shotgun sequence genomic region harbors:
- the LOC105218646 gene encoding P protein-like, producing the protein MADDNKQDPEKNQPKPPVSQEAIEETARMADANTQQNPEDTEPTTTQDTRTQPQPTQDTIQEIAAPKPMRITPEPSSELITTKTTDGQDEQPARTVGAAPPEQRPAHDIIEVDDVQSTRLPMPVPSERKLNVDETGKVDETGKADETGKMDETRKMDETGKADETGKVDETGKMDETGKMDETGKMDETGKMDETRKVDETGKEDETGKGTAQSKSVLLLSPELKQLREDDVEAAKRKTSARSKRAVSIKDDVNLLIEEDLQLTSEQKEVLKKFDVMIKRPDQTDMPELQIEDIIQVKRAWLKPIGLSIIWLLFTIQFVIYRDSPLTPTLISIYPNEKHIINIPYETTKAVSLSVKGPFIIDGHLVYAGREHEANFLFLQAVRTFYDNKTEIITVNIADLWREYLDTSKKIDMIKPSERYVLLTLWKNISKDNETSMYLRAYTDIDQVVTVKYKFAWLPVPTQKGLLFAVLVLVLLYALFIFEVTNPTLSSLICSTFALAILSILNPKPSFDTILQWIDMPMLTLLFSMMIIVAIISDAGMFDFIAVYAYQISKGSVYKLIMSLCFFISVVSAFLNNSTTMLLSSPITIKLCEVSGMNPVSVLIYLMICANVGAAFTPLGSPPNIIITTNKFLQEHGITFGVFVLNMAPCTLLVLLQSYYQLRFYSTHSKMLDYHESISIQKELVNRGIQRWQRASTTIGSFLEDDRRLRGVINRAIDKMREATKGDYKNPKHEETVHRYERTLAELKMRHGVVDKILLIKCATVLAFIMTIFMLRSFEFFNVIGFSWTALLGAILLLILADINDYEGLLCRIEWSTLMFLSSFFVLIEVLSHLGFEDIIGQNITKAIESTPSSYQLLVALLLILWVTAFASCFLNNNPVTQMMVRIVVSIAQIKHLGLPLGPLVWALVMGAGFGGNGSLIGASANIVTAGVASMHLYKLTFRSYFLVGFSVMIVNLLVASMYLIFMYVLIGWDGMVS; encoded by the coding sequence ATGGCTGACGATAATAAACAGGACCCCGAAAAAAATCAACCAAAGCCGCCGGTCAGTCAAGAAGCAATTGAAGAAACTGCTAGAATGGCTGACGCGAATACTCAACAAAACCCAGAGGACACCGAACCCACAACGACGCAAGACACAAGGACGCAACCACAACCCACACAAGACACAATACAAGAAATCGCTGCACCGAAACCCATGAGAATAACACCAGAGCCATCAAGTGAACTCATTACCACTAAAACAACAGATGGGCAAGACGAACAACCGGCGCGTACGGTTGGCGCAGCGCCACCTGAACAGAGACCTGCTCACGATATAATTGAGGTAGATGATGTGCAATCAACAAGGTTGCCAATGCCCGTGCCTTCCGAGAGGAAACTAAACGTGGACGAAACTGGAAAGGTAGACGAAACTGGAAAGGCGGACGAAACTGGGAAGATGGACGAAACTCGGAAGATGGACGAAACTGGAAAGGCGGACGAAACTGGGAAGGTGGACGAAACTGGGAAGATGGACGAAACTGGGAAGATGGACGAAACTGGGAAGATGGACGAAACTGGGAAGATGGACGAAACTCGGAAGGTGGACGAAACTGGGAAGGAAGACGAAACTGGAAAGGGGACGGCACAGTCGAAAAGTGTTTTGCTATTATCACCAGAGCTTAAACAACTGAGGGAAGATGATGTGGAAGCGGCGAAGCGAAAAACTAGCGCAAGATCGAAAAGAGCTGTAAGCATAAAAGATGACGTGAATTTGTTAATTGAGGAGGATCTACAATTGACGAGCGAACAAAAGGAGGTTTTAAAAAAGTTCGATGTTATGATAAAGCGGCCCGATCAGACCGACATGCCAGAATTACAAATTGAAGATATAATACAAGTGAAACGTGCGTGGCTAAAACCAATTGGACTCAGTATCATTTGGTTGCTCTTCACCATACAATTTGTTATCTACAGGGATTCACCGCTTACACCGACACTGATCTCAATCTATCCGAATGAAAAGCATATAATCAACATACCCTACGAAACGACAAAAGCAGTATCGCTGTCCGTAAAGGGACCATTCATCATTGATGGTCACTTGGTTTATGCGGGTAGGGAACATGAAGCGAATTTCTTATTTCTACAAGCAGTACGTACATTTTACGATAATAAGACAGAAATTATAACGGTGAATATTGCCGATTTATGGCGCGAATATTTGGATACGAGTAAGAAAATCGACATGATCAAGCCCAGTGAACGTTATGTTTTGCTAACTTTATGGAAAAACATTTCCAAAGATAATGAAACGAGCATGTATTTACGCGCCTACACTGATATCGATCAAGTTGTAACGGTGAAGTATAAATTCGCCTGGCTACCGGTACCCACACAGAAGGGCCTACTTTTTGCAGTACTCGTACTCGTATTGCTCTACGCACTATTCATATTCGAAGTCACCAATCCGACATTGTCATCGTTGATTTGCTCCACTTTCGCCTTAGCCATACTCTCCATATTGAATCCGAAACCCAGTTTCGATACCATACTCCAATGGATCGATATGCCAATGTTGACATTGCTCTTCAGCATGATGATCATTGTGGCGATCATATCCGATGCGGGTATGTTCGATTTCATCGCAGTTTATGCTTATCAAATATCGAAAGGCAGTGTTTATAAGCTTATCATGAGTTTATGCTTCTTTATCAGTGTGGTGTCGGCATTTCTCAATAATAGCACAACAATGCTGCTGTCGTCACCGATTACGATTAAATTGTGCGAAGTGTCTGGCATGAATCCAGTTTCGGTGCTCATCTATTTGATGATATGTGCTAATGTTGGTGCCGCTTTTACGCCACTCGGCAGTCCGCCGAATATTATTATCACAACGAATAAGTTCTTACAAGAGCATGGCATCACTTTCGGCGTATTCGTGTTGAATATGGCACCCTGTACATTACTGGTACTGCTGCAGTCATATTACCAATTGCGCTTCTATTCGACACATTCCAAAATGCTCGATTACCATGAATCGATTAGTATACAGAAGGAGTTAGTCAATCGTGGCATACAACGTTGGCAACGCGCCTCGACAACGATCGGCAGCTTCCTGGAGGACGATCGTCGGCTACGTGGTGTTATCAATCGTGCAATCGATAAGATGCGCGAGGCCACCAAAGGTGATTATAAAAATCCCAAACACGAGGAAACTGTACATCGTTATGAGCGCACACTGGCCGAATTGAAGATGCGTCACGGCGTTGTCGATAAAATCTTGTTGATTAAATGCGCTACGGTGCTCGCGTTTATTATGACGATTTTCATGTTGCGCTCATTTGAATTCTTCAATGTTATTGGGTTTTCGTGGACAGCATTGCTCGGTGCCATACTGTTGCTCATCTTGGCCGACATCAATGACTATGAGGGTCTTTTGTGTCGCATTGAATGGTCCACATTGATGTTTTTGTCGTCGTTTTTCGTATTGATCGAAGTGTTGTCACATTTGGGTTTCGAAGACATCATCGGTCAGAATATTACTAAAGCTATCGAGAGTACGCCTAGCAGTTATCAATTGTTAGTCGCACTCTTGCTCATATTATGGGTTACCGCTTTTGCTTCGTGTTTCCTCAACAACAATCCGGTGACACAGATGATGGTGCGTATTGTCGTGTCGATAGCACAGATTAAACACTTGGGTTTGCCGTTGGGTCCGCTCGTGTGGGCGCTGGTGATGGGCGCTGGTTTCGGTGGGAATGGTTCGTTGATTGGCGCTTCGGCGAATATCGTAACAGCCGGTGTGGCGAGTATGCACCTATATAAATTGACATTCCGTTCGTATTTTTTAGTTGGCTTTTCAGTAATGATCGTTAATCTGCTTGTTGCTTcgatgtacttaattttcatgtATGTCTTAATTGGCTGGGATGGCATGGTTTCCTAA